The Deinococcus planocerae region GATCGCCGACCCCGGGTCCACCCGCGTGTCGCGCATGCTGGCCCTGCGTGACCTGATGATGGCCGACAACCTCGGCGCCGTCGCCGGGCGTGAACGCGGGCGCGGGCCGACCCTCGTGTTCGCCCACAACGCCCACCTGCAACGCCAGGTCAGCGCGATGAAGATGGGGGGAACGCGCCTGAAGTGGTGGAGTGCCGGGGCGCAGGTCAGCACCCGCCTCGGCAACCGGTACGCCTTCATCGCGGGTGACCTGGGGACGGCGCCGCAAAGGGGCATCGGGGAACCGGCCCCGGACACGCTGGCGGGCGCCCTGATGGACCTTTCCGGCCCGGCCACCCTGTTCGCCTCCCGGGAGCTGAGCGCCGCGCTCCCACAAGCTCTCGTCAGGAGAACGGACCTTCCCCCTCAGGCTGGGTCCTTTCCTATCGCGGCACGGGACCTGACTCTCACGGACGGCGTGCTCTTCGTGAAGGACGCAGCGGGCTGAGCGGGTCAGGTCTCCCGTGACCGTCGGTACTCTCGAGAACGGTCGCGTTCAGCGAAATTGGCTCACCCAGTCTCCGTCACGGGCTCGGCCCCCCCGCGCCCTGCGGCACGAGGCCCGCCTCCACGATGCCGAACTCCTGCACCCGGCCCCGGGAGTCGAGCCCGAAGATCAGCGTCCAGCCCTCTCGCGGGCCGCGCTCGAAGGTGGCCGTGCGGGTGTAGTAGGTCAGGCCACCTCCCCGCGTCACCCGCTCGCCGAGCACCCGCGTCTCGGCCCCGTAGGCTTCCAGGCCGCTGCGGCGGTACGCCCGGAAGTCGGCGAAGTCGCGCCAGTCGGCGCGCACGGCGGGCAGGAATGCCGCCCACACCTCCTCCAGCCGCTCGCTGTACAGCAGCCCGGTCAGCTCCCGGCCCCGGGCGAGGGGGTCGAGCGTGGGCGCGGGGGCTGGAGTGGGCGGCGCCGCGACCGCTGGGGCCTGCGGCGAGACGGGCCGCGCGGGAACGACCGGCGGCTCGGCGGGCACCGGCGCCGGAGTGGCCTGGACGGGCGCCGGGGGAGGGGAGGGCGCCGCGTCCGGGGGGGTGGGGGCGGGGTGGGGCGGGGCGTTCGGTGCCTCCCGTACCGGGGCGGGGGCCGCCGCGACCACCGTTCCTGGGGAGGCCTCGGCGGCGGCGGGCCGCACGAGCAGGCTCTGGGCTCCATACAAGACGGCGGGCGTCAGCACGACCAGCGCCGCGCCGACGAACAGGCCCTCCTCCGTGCGATTCATCCCCACCTCCGTGATGGGCCCCGTTATAGGTCAGGCCGGGAGAGGAAAATGCGACCCGGTACCGCTCGGCCCTACAGCTCCACGGGGAGGCCGCTGCGCGCGCTCTCGTAGCCGCCGAGCACCAGCCGCACGCTCTCTCGCCCGTCCTCGCCGGTGCAGATCACGGGCCTTCCCTCACGCACCGACGCGACGAAGTGCCCTACGCTGCGGACGTGCGCGTTCCCCGGGTTCGCCGCGTCGTACCACGTCTCGTCGCCCTCGCCCCAGCCTCCGAAGTCGAAGGTCCGGTGGAGGTGGCGCAGCCGCGGCTTGCCGAGCCGGTTGCTGCACTCCAGCGCCCCCGCCGTGCCGTACACCGCGAAGCTCTCCTCCCACCCGGTCGCGGTCCACGCGGTCTCCACGCTCGCCAGCGCCCCGCTTTCGAACTCCAGGTTGGCGACGGCGGTGTCCTCCACCTCGATGTCGAACTTTAGCGTGTTCATGCGGGCGAACACGGCGCGCACCTCGCCCCCCAGGTAACGCGCGAGGTCCATCAGATGACAGCCGTTGTCGAGCAGGGTGCCGCCGCCGCTCGCCGCCAGGCTCCCAAAAGCCCCCCGCACCTCGGGCGCCCCGCCCCAGTCGTGGGCCTGCCGCAGCCGCATGAAGGTCACCCGCCCGATCCGCCCCTCGTCGATGAGGCGCTTGGCCGTCTCCACCAGCGGGTTCGAGCGCAGGTGGTGGTTCGTCTGGAGGACCACCCCCGCCTCCCGCGCCGCCGTGATCATCGCGTCGCAGGCGGCGAGGTCCAGAGAGAGTGGCTTCTCGCACAGGACGTGGATGCCCCGCCCCAGGGCGGCGAGCGCGGCGGGCGCGTGGAAGGCGTTCGGCGTGCAGATGCTCACCGCCTGGATGGCCTCGCGCTCGAGCATCGCCTCGAAGTCCGCGTAGCCGCGCGCCTGCCACTCCTCCTCGCGCCTCAGGCGGGTCGCCTCGCTGGGGTCGGCGAAGGCCACCACGTTCGCCCCCGCCAGCCGGTAGCCCTCGTAATGCCGCGACGAGATCGCCCCCGCCCCGATGATGCCGACGTTCAGGACCTGGGTCCCCGGGAGCTGGGTCATGCGCCCTCTCCCGCCCGCTCGGGCAGCCCACGTTCGGGCAACACTTCGAGGGGCCGACGGTTCCCGAAGGCGCGGGGGGCACTCGCCGTCGGCGCCGCCCAACGCGCCCCGTTGGCGATCACCCGCAGCACGCCCTCGTGGTGGTAGGTCGGGTAGGTCTCGTGCCCGGGCCGGAAGTAGAAGATCTTCCCGCTCCCGCGCGTGAAGGTGCAGCCCGACCGGAAGACCTCGCCCCCGGTGAACCAGCTCACGAAGATCAGCTCGTCGGGCGCGGGAATGTCGAAGTGCTCGCCGTACATCTCCTCGGCGGGCAGTTCCAGGTATTCGCCGACGCCCTGCGCGATGGGGTGCGCGGGGTTGACGACCCACAGCCGCTCCTTGTCGGTCGCCTCGCGCCACTTCAGGTCGCAGCTCGTGCCCATCAGCCGCTTGAAGGGCTTGCTGAAGTGCCCCGAGTGCAGCACGATGAGGCCCATCCCGTCCCACACCCGGTCCACCACCCGGTCCACCACCTCGTCCTGTACGGCCCCGTGCGCCTTGTGCCCCCACCAGACGAGCACGTCGGTGGAGTCCAGCACCTCCCGGGTCAGGCCGTGCTCGGGCTCGTCGAGGGTGGCGGTGCGGACCTCCCCGAGACCCTGGGCGCGCAAGCCCTCGGCGATGGCCCCGTGGATGCCCCCCGGATAGATTGCCCGGACGGCGGGATTCTCGTGCTCGTGGCGAAACTCGTTCCAGATGGTGACGCGTGGCTGGGTCATGGGAGTCGTCCTTGCGGGAAGTGGGGGCGGGGAGTGGGAGTAGAGGGGCGAAGAAAGGCCGCAGCGAGTCTAAACGACGTTGCCCACGGGGGCGAGTTCCCCGGACGCACGGAGCCGCTGGGCCAGGTGCCCGCGCGGCGAAAAAGCGGAAGAAAGGCAGACCGGCTGGCCTGCCCTTCCCGCGTTGCCGGGGTGAGCCTACCAGCCGCGCCCCTTGATGCGGGCGAGTTCGGTGGAGAGTTGGG contains the following coding sequences:
- a CDS encoding Gfo/Idh/MocA family protein codes for the protein MTQLPGTQVLNVGIIGAGAISSRHYEGYRLAGANVVAFADPSEATRLRREEEWQARGYADFEAMLEREAIQAVSICTPNAFHAPAALAALGRGIHVLCEKPLSLDLAACDAMITAAREAGVVLQTNHHLRSNPLVETAKRLIDEGRIGRVTFMRLRQAHDWGGAPEVRGAFGSLAASGGGTLLDNGCHLMDLARYLGGEVRAVFARMNTLKFDIEVEDTAVANLEFESGALASVETAWTATGWEESFAVYGTAGALECSNRLGKPRLRHLHRTFDFGGWGEGDETWYDAANPGNAHVRSVGHFVASVREGRPVICTGEDGRESVRLVLGGYESARSGLPVEL
- a CDS encoding ThuA domain-containing protein — encoded protein: MTQPRVTIWNEFRHEHENPAVRAIYPGGIHGAIAEGLRAQGLGEVRTATLDEPEHGLTREVLDSTDVLVWWGHKAHGAVQDEVVDRVVDRVWDGMGLIVLHSGHFSKPFKRLMGTSCDLKWREATDKERLWVVNPAHPIAQGVGEYLELPAEEMYGEHFDIPAPDELIFVSWFTGGEVFRSGCTFTRGSGKIFYFRPGHETYPTYHHEGVLRVIANGARWAAPTASAPRAFGNRRPLEVLPERGLPERAGEGA